From the Chanos chanos chromosome 7, fChaCha1.1, whole genome shotgun sequence genome, the window cacttattaatTATCGACACAGGTTCAAACCATACTAATAACACTAACCGTGTTATAAAATACACTGTTTACCATATGTTTGGAGCTATATTTCAAAGCTATCTGAAGTTTTAATTGTGAGTATGGTGGCAGTGCAAGGAGATGAACCTACCCACTGGAGCCACTGGAGCCACTGGGGCCGGGACCTGGACCTGCAGTGGAGGGTAGGGACCGGGGTACGGTGGCGCGGAGCTACCCTGCATGTTCAGTGAGCCGCGCTAGAGAAGGACTTGTCCTGGcagaaagaacgaaagagagagaaaagaggtcacaaaacacacatgggTCGTTTCACGTCAAATCGAATCGAATAAGAATGACACAgcactgtcttgttttttttttttccgttgtcCGCGTATTTTTTCTATTGttagtttttcagttttgagaAAGATTTTTAGGTCCATAACAATAGGTCCATGATCATAGCGGCGTAACGTAACATAACTAATGTAATTTGAATAGACATCCTCAAAGTTCTGGTcgacttttaatttttttttttttttttttttttaaacgcttTTATCTTAGAGGCCTTTTCAGAGGCTTAAACTGTAGTCTCGTGAATAAACCGTCCATACCCTAGAGCTGGCAGTTTACTTTCTCGAGCACATAAATTCTGTTGAATTTTGGGTTTTAACCAACCAAtccatttctgtgttttgatgGAGATCACAGACGTCTGTAACACAGGTCAAAATGAGGTTTGGATTACATGGTGAAATCAGACAAAAGGACAACATCCAGTGTCAGGTGCCCGTTGTCCAACGCGTTGAAAAACGGCTAAAACATGCGCTCGACTATGCAGTGTCGAATATATTTTAAAGCATTAGGATTCGAACtattctgctgtgtttgactACGTTTCTAAGCCGCGATACTGGTGTCGTTTTATGTGACGACTGAGTGCGAGCTGGAATGTGCCTGCACGCACTGACGAAGTCACACTGGAACATTGTGAACGCGCGCAGCACATTTTGTGCCCAAGATAGatttaaaaaagtaatgaaatgaaGTTGTTCGTCACACTGTATAAATACTCTGTTATTCTCTTTGTTCGGAGAGATTGTGCCTATCCATGTACAGAGTACTCTCCCGTGCACACGAAATAAAGAAGCAATGATTCATCAACATCTGAAGTTTGCTGTCTCTGAGACTTATCAACTCTCCGTACAGGAGACTCCAAATTTCACCTAACAGTAGTCCTCAAACACCGCTGAGAAACCTCATCGAGACCTCgtcatttaaatatcaaacaTGAGAGATATCTTCAGAAGGTCTGGTCTctaaaaagttttcttttctcttttgatttACTTCTACTTCTCCTCTTGATAGATTTACTGTCGATCTTCGATAGTCCACTGCACACAGCCAAGTGAACACAAAGCTACTGTCCTTTTGGAAATTTTGATTATTCAGCAACACTCGGTTCTCATTCAGTAGACTTTGTGACAAACTGAGATTAAAAGATTAAACGTTTTGAAGTCATCGCTAAGGCTCTGAGGTCCATGGTGGCAACCGAGGAGGACTGTGAAAGACTGTAAAAGTGGTTGGGAACGTAGATCGATGCATGGGAACCTGACGTACTAAAAAAAGCTATGTTCTGCCATGCTACCTTAATGTTGAGGGATGAGTCTAAAAGCAGTGGCGTATATCCAAGTCTGTCTTGCTTTACTCTGTATCCGAAGTCTTTTGGTTTCTGCCACTGCTTACCGTATGGCAGAAAATCAGAGGGAACGCTGAAACGGGTTGCTGgtattctgtctgatttgatcCAGAGACAACCATGCccaaaataaaagtgaaacttGAAGGATGTTAACTGTACCTTGTCGTTGATGTGCAGACCGCTGTTTTCCAGTGGCACCGGGAAGGTTGAGACTGGTTCACTAAAAAGGTTTctgagagagatgcagagaaatgCAATGCGAAAACGTGGGTTTGACCAAAAGAAAGTCGCTTCTGGCAGTTTACAGACATTGTCAATGCTTTAGGCTCTAAACGAGATAGACACcaaccacatacaccacactgaggGCCGAAAGCTGAGTTGGAAGTGCGTGACAGTGGCTTTGGTTTTCCAGCGTATAAAGGCGCATCAGAATGAAACTTAAAGTCTCCAAGCGTGGTTCAGATGCAAATGTTATATTAACATAGCGTGTGTTAGATGACACCAcagtcaaaaaaataaaaataagtaattaaataaataagatgaaataaaagatAGGTTACAAATTTTAACATTCACTGTATACAATGAGGTAACGAGATGTATGGTCGCGTACACACGCTATCTCGAAATACGAGCACACATCTTTGTCTGGGAAGAGAAAGAATTTGACACCCGTGACAAGAACGCGTCCATAACGACGGCAGGTCTCCAAGCGACGGAGCTAATCCAAACATTTACTGCAGCCTAGCATCTTTCCCTGAATGATATCTTTCATTTATtctccatttttgttttgttatagtTTGATTTTGAGGAAATTCTTCTTTTCAGATGTCATCTCATGTGGTCGTGTCCCGGCCCCGTTTTGACTCAAGAGCCGTGGCTCTAGGGGACGAACAACGGCCTCCAAAAGATGCAGAGAGTTCAGTGAGAGAAAACCTGTACGCTGGCACCTCGGCAGGTCTGGCAACTGCGGGTTATCGTTCAGCTAAATATACACAAGAGGAATGGTTCGCTAACAACTATGCCACACTGAATCAAGCGGTTACAGATTATAACAATGCTGAAAAATTACGACACGAGTCCAAAACACTGTACACGGATACCGAGGCTGGGACTTTTCGCACGCAAACGGAGGGAACTCGGTACTTGGGGGAGAGATTAGTTGATATTCACTTCTGGAAGTCAGAACTGGAGCAGAATATTAAACAAATTGCAGCTGAAACCGAATTACTTTTAGGTCAAAAACGGCGACTGGAAAAGGCGCTAGACACCACCGAGATCCCCTTTGCTATTGCTACGGATAACTTGACCTGCCGTGAGCGGCGGTTCGGACCCGACTTAGTCAAAGACCAAGTTGAAGAGGAGCTACTCAAGGTGATTAACTATATATCTGAGTTTAAACACAGGCCTACAAAGGTCTAATACTATGCTGAATATAAAATTCTATCTATTCCAGTCTGACATATGAATAATTGTTCTTATTGCTGAATGATTCATTTGCCACGGCATATTTCCACAGGAAGTCGAACTCATCCGAAGCGTTCAAGCCCTGCTAAAAAGAACGCTGGACCAGACGGCTAATCAAATAAGGTGAAGTGATCTCCTTTAAACTTAAAGACCCACCGAAGCCCAACATGACTGACATAATAAACTTTACTCTTCAAAATGGTCCAACTTCTACAAATGACATCCTTAATTATGACCCTGCTTTCCGTGTTTAAAAAGCCTTGATTAGTAACCTGTTGACATGGTAACCtactaacacacgcacacacaagtctcctgaaacagaaacagatgccCATGTATTGAACTGTACCTCTGCAGTATTCAGTGAAGTCTTGAAAGACACTCACTACAACACCTAATCACGACTAGGCCTAACCACCTAGCCACCAAGGAGCCCGACTAATTAGGCTGTTTTAATCTGGGGTCATATACCTTGGCTGAAGTGGATAGCTGCTGGATTTCTAGCCCTCAAAACCAGTTTAAGTAGCATTGGTACACTTTGCCCATTCCAAAAGGCAGGGGGCCTCTCCTTACCTCCTCTGCTGTCTGAGCCCTGGTCTGTATACAGTGTGGATTGGTGAAAACTGGATGTAAGTCACTCTGTGGAGACTGCTTATACCCATCCAGTCTGGTTTAAAGATCAGCACGTTCAGGGACGAGGGTGTGAGGAGAGGACGCTTCGTTGGACTGTCGGcctgtcgttgttgttttttttgttgtgtttgtgaccTTTTGGTTTGGTTAGCTCCTGTACCTACACTCTCTCGCTCCTCCGTTCTCCGGCTGCAGGGCAAACAGGCAGGCGAAGCAGACGCTGGAGCTGGACTGGTCAGACAAACACCAGGCCTACGGTCTAGACGACCAGTGTGGCAGATTCAACAATAAGAGTGCAGACACCCAGCATCACCCCAGCTCCTCTAAACTACAGGATCAGTAAGAGTAGATTCACGCCAAcgcccgctctctctctctgtctctctgtctctctctgtctctctctgtctctctctctctctctctctgtctctctctctctctctctctctctgtctttgtttgtggtgTCCCTTGTTTgcggtgtgtatttgtgcatttaaGCATATGTGCTTATTTTTATACTTGTTTCACCACAATGGTTAGCAGATATGTGTAGCGTAGGCCTTTGTGGTTGGAAAAACATAGTGTTCCACAGTTCAGGAGAACTGAACCTCATGGGCATCGAAACTCAGCCAGCCAACCACcctacatgcatgcacacatgcacacacgcacacatatgcagtggaaagatgatgatgatgatgatgatgatgatgaggatacttctgttactactactactactactactactaataacgACATGAGTTTATTTAAAGTGTGGAGCAGATTATGTAGGGTTTGGGTCTTATTAGTAAAGGTTTATTATTAACATCATTGGGGAGAggctttctccctctgtgtatgtctgtgtgtgtgtgtgtgcgtgtgcgtgtgtgtgtgtgtgtgtgtctgtgtgtgtgtgtgtgtgtgtgtgagggggggggggggggggggggggaggcaacTAGTGGAAGTCACATAACAAGAAAACAGGGAAAGCGGTGCTGGTTGAAAACCAACTGGACCAGTTATGTTGAGATACCAGCATTAATATCCAATGGTAAATAGTGGGGATGTAGAATATGCATTATGTAAATCGACTGAAAACAGGTCTACTGATGTGAACCTTGACTCCTCTCTAACACAGGCAGTTTTGAGTATGGTAACCTTTCAAAGGCGACGTTTTCGCACCATGTCGGAGGTGATGAGGGGGTTGTTGGGTGGTTGTAAGAAGGTTGTGTGCCGGTTGTGAATTGGTTGTGTGTAGGTTGTGAATGATGATGCAATGCGGGGGGCTTCCAGGCTGATGCCACCCGGTGACTCAGCCCTGCAGTGTTCAGAGAACAAATCATCTcccctgtcagtcaaactggtCTCTTCCAGCATGCTGCGTAGtctgactgacacaaacacacacacacacacacacgtacacacacacacacacacacacacacacacacacactcacgtacacacacacacacacacacactcacgtacacacacacacacacacacacacacacacacacacacactcacgtacacacacacatacacacacacgtacacacacacacacacacacacacacacacacacacacacacactcacgtacacacacacacacacactcacgtacacacacacacacacacacactcacacaagtttgtattcatatctaaGTGGGGaattcccattgactcccagtTTCCTGTAACTGAAGACCTATCCCTAACCTTCACCGTCACCTTAATCTTAACTGTTACCAAAGAACTGTTTTGACACTGCTGGTttaacagtaacaacaatatacttTAGCTTtacctaccacacacacacacacacacacacacacacacacacacacacacacacacacacgtgggcgcacacacacacacacacacacacacacacacacacacacacacacacacacacacacagacactgaaaatttGTTGGACCTTCACtgctccttcactctctctctctctctctctctctctctctctctctctgtttgtctgaccCTGTGTTCAGGGTTAGTGACCCAGAGGCGTGGGTGAAGTTTACCCAGGAtaacctgcgtgtgtgtgagcaggagCAGCAGGCCAGTGCGTCTCTGCGGCTCTTAGCAGAGCGAGTGCTTCAGGAGACCTCAGAGGACATGAGGGTCCAGTCTGCTAATGTGGACAAGGCTTTCAGTCAGAGGTGCCTGCAACTCACAGAGGCCAAGACTCAACTGGAGCTCCATCTGGCCAaggtaggcacacacacacacacgcgcgcacacacccacatacacacacacacgcacacacacacacacatataaccacacatacacacacacacatatacatattcaaTTGCAGttatttcctctgtctgtctgtctctctctctctttcactatctctctctctctcacacacacacacacacagccctcctTCACGTCATAGTCGTACGGTATCACTCCTCTATGTGTCAGTACTTCAGAGCATAAGAGTTAATCTCAGGCTGCCATCAATATAGCAAACCTTTTCGATATAacacaaaagtgtgtgtgtgtgtgtgtgtgtgtgtgtgtgtgtgtgtacgtgtgtgtgtgtgtgtgtgtgtgtgtgtgtgtgcgtgtgtaggtgCTGAAGCAGATCGGAGCTCAGGAGAAGAATATAGTGTGTCTCCAGCAGGCTGTGTATGATAAACAGGCTCCCCTCAGAGTGGCTGAGTCTCGTCTTTACCACAGGGCACAGAGACCCAACATGGAGCTGTGTAGAGACACCCCACAACTcaggtatatacacacacaaccatacacacacacacacatacacacacacacacacacatacatacacacacacacacacacatacacacacacacacacacacacatacgtacacacatacacacacacacacacacacatacacacacacatacatacacacacacatacacacatacacacacacacacacacacacacatacacacacatacacacacacacacacacacacacatacacacacacatacacacacacacacacacacacacacatacatacatacacacacacacacacacacacacccacacatacatacacacacacacacacacacacacacacatacacacacacacacacacatacacacacacacactcacatacacacatgcatacacacacacacacacacacacacagaaccatacgcatatacacacacaggcgcatgcacacacgcatacacacacacacacactcacacactcacacactcacacacacacacacacacacacatacatacacacacatacacacacacacaaacatacacatgcatgcatacatactctcatatacacacatagacgtTGCTAACACCCttgtgcacatgcatacactccaGAGCCAAAAACTGGGTCATTATGTGGCTACAACAAGAATAATCTAATTTACAACCTCAactttcctgtgtgtgtatacgtgtgtgtgtgtatatgtgtgtatgtgtatattcctgtgtgtgtgtgtgtgtgtgtgtctgtgtgtgcgcgcgcgtgtgtgtgtgtgtgcatgtgtgtgtgtgtgcgcccgcgtgtgtgtgtgtgtgcgcacctgtgcatgtgtgtgtgtatgggtgtgtgtgcgtgtgtgtgtgtgtgcgcgtgtgcatgtgtgtgtgggtgggtgtgtgtgtgtgtgtgtgtgtttgtgtgtgtgtgtcggtgtgtgtgtgtgtgtgcgcgcttgtgcatgtgtgtgtgtgtttctgtcggtgtgtgtgtgtctgtgtgtgggtgtgtgtctgtgtgtgtgtgtgtgcttgtgcatgtggatgtgtgtgtagtctgttagGTGAAGTGGAGCAGATCTCAGAGACGGTGACAGTTCTCCAGCGTCAGCTGTGTGAGGCTCGACGTTCTCTGTCAGACCTGGAGGACACGCGGATGACCCTGGAGAAGGACATTCACtgcaaaacacactctctcttcattGACCGTGAGAAATGCCTCGCCCACCGTACCCGCTACCCAACTGTGTTAGCACTGTCAggatactaacacacacacacgtatgcatacacacactctcatactcaaaaacacacacacacacacacataaatacccgcacacacacacacgtgtgcatacacacactctcatactcaaacacacatacacacacacacgtatgcatacacacactctcatactcaaacacacatacacacacacacacgtatgcatacacacactctcatactcaaacacacatacacacacacacataaatacccacacacacacacacacacgtatgcaaacacacactgtcatactcaaacacacatacacacacacacacgtaaatacccacacacacacacacgtatgcatacacacactctcatactcaaacacacatacacacacacacataaatacccacacacacacacacgtatgcatacacacacacactcatactcaaacacacatacacacatacacgtaaatacccacacacacacccacgtatgcgtacacacacagtcatactcaaacacacacacacgtatgcatacacacactctcatactcaaacacacatacacacacacacataaatacccacacacacacacacgtatgcaaacacacactgtcatactcaaacacacatacacacacacacacgtaaatacccacacacacacacacgtatgcatacacacactctcatactcaaacacacatacacacacacacataaatacccacacacacacacacacacgtatgcaaacacacactgtcatactcaaacacacatacacacacacacacgtaaatacccacacacacacacacgtatgcatacacacactctcatactcaaacacacatacacacacacacgtaaatacccgcacacacacacacgtatgcatacacacacacactcatactcaaacacacatacacacatacacgtaaatacccacacacacacccacgtatgcgtacacacacagtcatactcaaacacacacactcgtatgcatacacacacactcataatcaaacacacatacacacacacacatgtaaatacccgcacacacacacgtatacatacacacacacacacgtatacatacacacacacactcatactcaaacacacacacacacacacacgtaaatacccaaacgcacacacacacgtacgtatacatacacacacactcatattgaaatgcacacatacacacacacatgtaaatacctgcacacgctcacacgcacgtatacattcacacacactcatactcaaacacacacacgcgcgcgcgcgcacacacatgtatacatacacacacacatatacatacacacagtcatactcaaacacacacacgctcacgtaaatacccacacacacacacacacgcatgtatacatacacacacactcatactcaaacacacacatacacacacacgcgtaaatacccgcgcgcacacacacacgcatgtatacatacacacacactcatactcaaacacacacacacgtgcgccacacacacacgtatatttagacacacacacccacactcaaacacagacatacacacacacatagactcacacacacacagacacacaaacacgcacacacacatgcacagacacatacagtcacttgcacacatgcacacactcttcTGAAATCTAACTAGCGAAATGTAAGGTCAGAAAAGGTCAGTCAACCAGGCAGTCAATACCTTGAGTGATTTtgtaatcatttttcatttttgtgtgtgtgtgtgtgtttttgtgcgtgattagctctctctctctgctgatgtgtttttgtaatgtgtgcgcgtgattttctgtgtgtttctcattatGTAACATGTTTGCTTTGCAGTGGTTCCTTTTGTATTCATTTGTGACTAATCAGAATCAGGATGTGTACTCTGAAGGTATTGTGTTGTCTGGAGAATGCAAATGTAAAACTGACAGTCAATCACACTCGAAGTTCGCTGTATTCACTGCATTTGTACAAACTCTGGTGCAGTGTCACTTCTGGCCACTAGGGGACAGCAAAGATATAAGAACGTGAAATTGTGATCGTTACAATGTAAAGGTTGATGGAAttggagagaaagtgtgtgtgtgtgtgtgtgtgtggggtggggtggggggtgggggtgccaGATATCATAGCCAGGGAGGATTCCGGAGACAaccccactccccacccccctagagagagagcgcgagactGTGTTAGAGTGAACTCCCTAAAATGTTTTGGACACATATATttttcacacagttctctccctctctctgcctgtgtgtgtatctgtgcccAGAGATACTATTAAGTAATTATCCTCACACAGGGCTTCTAATGCAAGACACGTCTACATCAGCCCCCATGGAGCGACAAACGCagggggacacacacacaaccacacacacacacacacacacacacgttgctcTTGTTTGAAAACACGTGAATGAGCAGAGCAAGTATAAGAGATGAGTAACAGGAAAGCCAAAGCAGAAGAGAGACCCATGTAAACGTGCTTAACAGGGCACCTGGGCAGGGTGAAGCCCAGAGGGGCGCTTTCACACACCTCAGCAGGGACTCTGCCAGTGCCCCGGGGCCCTACCAAAGGCTGctgcccaaaaaaaaatgtcatcccCCAAAAAACTCCATCGGATTTCTGTCTCGGGCAAGTCTCCACATTTTCCCAGAGGAGCCGGGGTAGCTGGAGATTCAGTTACTGACACGAGCGTCTACAAATTTGATCACTTAGAGTGGcttggctcttttttttgttttgtttttttcttttatttgcggCTTAGACGACCCACACCGTGCCAGAATAACACGGCCGACACTCAGAACCGAAGCCCGAGGCGGTCCTCTCAGCGCCAGACAAGGACTCAGCCCCCCCGCTGGGTGTCCTGCTCCGATGAGTCAGGTCTCAGCAGACGAGCACGTCTGAGCGTCGACGCTCCGCAGAGACCGTCCTCACAGGCTCGAGCGTCCGCTCGCCCGCTTTACCGCGACCTGTTCGGTTCCGGAGCTTGTCTCCGCTGACCGCCGGACCGCGGCACAGCTTCTCCTGGGGGGGGGCTGGTGTCTGTTGGCTGTAATAAACGGTGTACGGGTAGCAGGTCGACCACAGCGCCGCTCTTCATGACTGTCCCTGCAGTTCACTCTCTGTAAAACCAAAGGTTCGACAGGTTGCTCTCCATAACACTGAcgttttgaaagaaaaaactcagtaaaaaactgttttttttttcccttcactttttttttgttaacgtCAAACTCATGCACATCATGCTGGAGGAGTGCTGGAGCGGAGTTAGCCGTCAGTCCTCGGCGGATTGAGGATTTCTGTCAGACATCCGCGTCAATCTAAAACGCTCATCCCTTATGAAACATCTGCTAGTCTTCATCACTGATTCAAAACTCAGCTCTTCCCCCCGGAGGCACACAGATCTCAACCTCCAGCCCTGCATGATGATACATGCCCCAAAGCATTATGGGATGTCCGCTGCTCAGTGAACGCAGGAACCTCAGTTGTGTGGAAAAACCTGCCTTTggttgtttgcgtgtgtgtgtatgtgtgttggtgtgtgcacatgtgtgtgtacgtgtgtgtgcatgtgcatgcgtgcgtgtgtgtgtgtgcgtgcatgtatgtgtgcgtgtgtgtgtgtgttcgtgtgtgtgtgttcgcgtgtgcttgtgtgtctgtgtctgtgtgcgtgtctgtgtgtgtgcgcgtgtgtgtctgtgtgtgtgtgtgtctgtgcgtgtctgtgtgtgtgtgggtgcgtgtgtgtgtgtgtgtgtctgtgtgtgtgtgtgtgtgcgtgtgggggtgcgtgtgtgtgcgtgtgtgtgtgtgtgtgtgtgtgttttatcagcagTACTGAGGGTAGAGAGCATGATATAGGCTGTAAAAAGCTTTGGGATGTGGGTGTAATCCTCAAACTTGAGACTGTTATGAGAAAAGAGCAGAATGAGTtagtaataaaaagaaaaggaagactTGTCTTTTCATCATCTCTGACATTTCAGACACATTgacacacccactcacaaaagaaagagcaacagaGTAGAACCACATAATCAACACAGAcagtaggggtgtgtgtgtgtgtgtgtgtgagagagagagagagagagagagagaatatggatGAGCGAGTGAGATTGGCGAGGAGGAACTGATGggtaaagtgaaaaaaaattaaagatggaaaaaaagagggagagagagagagagagagagagagagggagagagagagagagagagagggggagaaagatcACAAGGTGAGGATAAGACGTCACATTCACTTTCTCCATATGAGACTTTaagtgtatttctctctttctttccctcctgcATGTGTACTCTCCCTCAATCAGTCTGACGCGCTTATTGATCAGAGTTATTATCAGAACTCAACCCAGGCCCGGAAAGATAATATGAAATACAGTGACTGGCGTGGATATAACAGcgagggaacgagagagagagagaacagattaAATTGTGTTCCAGATGTTCAGTTTAATAAAAGATCTGTGAggagatggatagatggatggatagatagatagatggatggatggagggatggatgaaGAGATGCACACATGCATCTGTAAACGCCCAGTGTTGGCAGTAACGTGGTGGAGCCATAATCCTGAAATGAATCTCTGTTTCTGAAAAGCCtttttacagagagaagagagaccgGGACCAGGAGCGTCAGGCTCCCTGCTCCGTGCATTAGAGGAGAAATGCCATTTGCATTTACATATgtacccacacactcacatgtctGTTCATACCTGTTCTCACACGCCGTCTACGCTCACACGCGCGTGTGCCTTTACTTACGTGTCAGTGTGAATTGCTTATGCATACACTTTGCTTAGCTCaaagacactgaaaatgtaaagGCGAAGAACAGTTTTCCTCTCTGGCAGTTATAACTGTGCTTGTAAAATTCAGGCTTTTATTACAGGGCATCTGTGAAGTCTATACCACACAATAACCCgtgcaacacacacaataaccgTGCAACACACACAAGATACAGGCGGTGAAACGGACACAGGCGGCGCAGTTTACTGGAGAGTTGTGAAGCGCTGTCGGTACAGCCGGGGTAGTCTGTGTGGTTTACAGTATAAGAACCGTGTTCACACGCCGTAGCATAGACACGGTGGCTTCCACGGTCAGATGCTGAATACAGAGAGCGAAAAAAAATACCAAGAGTCGTGATAGAGCTGTACCCCTATCACACCCAGTGATTAGAACCACCCGAAGGCTTCCG encodes:
- the tekt4 gene encoding tektin-4 — its product is MSSHVVVSRPRFDSRAVALGDEQRPPKDAESSVRENLYAGTSAGLATAGYRSAKYTQEEWFANNYATLNQAVTDYNNAEKLRHESKTLYTDTEAGTFRTQTEGTRYLGERLVDIHFWKSELEQNIKQIAAETELLLGQKRRLEKALDTTEIPFAIATDNLTCRERRFGPDLVKDQVEEELLKEVELIRSVQALLKRTLDQTANQIRANRQAKQTLELDWSDKHQAYGLDDQCGRFNNKSADTQHHPSSSKLQDQVSDPEAWVKFTQDNLRVCEQEQQASASLRLLAERVLQETSEDMRVQSANVDKAFSQRCLQLTEAKTQLELHLAKVLKQIGAQEKNIVCLQQAVYDKQAPLRVAESRLYHRAQRPNMELCRDTPQLSLLGEVEQISETVTVLQRQLCEARRSLSDLEDTRMTLEKDIHCKTHSLFIDREKCLAHRTRYPTVLALSGY